A single region of the Gasterosteus aculeatus chromosome 1, fGasAcu3.hap1.1, whole genome shotgun sequence genome encodes:
- the harbi1 gene encoding putative nuclease HARBI1 — translation MAIPIAILDCDLLLHGQGHKTLDRFDLGAVPDTVLLSQFGFPREFILYLVELLREALCRRTQRSRAISPEVQVLAALGFYTSGSFQTSMGDTIGISQASMSRCVSNVTRALVEKAPQFITFNRDPSSTEQFQRVAGFPGVLGVLDYIQVTIKAPNSEDSSYVNKKGFHSVGCQLVCDARGLLLSAETHWAGGLRDTDVLKRSTLHKQLQELEDGWLLGDRRYPLRRWLMTPVDCPESPAEFQYNLAHAATHEIVDRTFRAIQTRFRCLDGTKGYLQYSPERSSSILLACCVLHNASLQSGLDAWTLERTDPLEQPESLEQRPEDRDSQAEDLRKQLIVKHFS, via the exons ATGGCCATCCCTATAGCCATCCTGGACTGTGATCTGCTCTTACATGGTCAAGGCCATAAGACCCTGGACCGCTTTGACCTGGGCGCCGTCCCGGACACTGTCCTCCTCTCGCAGTTTGGCTTCCCGAGGGAGTTTATTCTCTATCTGGTGGAATTACTAAGAGAG GCTCTCTGTAGACGCACACAGCGATCCAGAGCCATCAGTCCTGAGGTCCAGGTGTTGGCCGCGCTGGGCTTCTACACATCTGGCTCATTCCAGACATCTATGGGCGATACTATAGGGATCAGCCAGGCATCAATGTCGAGATGTGTATCTAACGTGACTAGAGCCCTGGTGGAGAAAGCTCCTCAGTTCATCACGTTCAACAG AGATCCCTCCAGCACAGAGCAGTTTCAGAGGGTTGCAGGATTCCCAGGAGTCCTGGGGGTGCTGGACTACATTCAG GTCACTATCAAAGCTCCCAACAGCGAAGACTCATCATACGTGAACAAGAAGGGATTTCACTCCGTGGGCTGTCAGCTGGTTTGTGATGCCAGGGGATTGTTACTCAGCGCGGAGACACACTGGGCAGGAGGACTCAGAGACACGGATGTCTTAAAAAGATCTACTCTccacaaacagctgcaggagTTAGAAGATGGTTGGCTGCTGG GGGACCGTCGCTACCCTCTAAGGAGGTGGTTGATGACCCCGGTAGACTGCCCTGAGTCCCCTGCAGAGTTTCAATACAACCTGGCCCACGCGGCTACACATGAGATAGTGGACCGGACCTTCAGAGCCATCCAGACCAGATTCCGATGTTTGGACGGCACCAAAGGATACTTACAG TATTCTCCGGAGAGAAGCTCGTccatcctgctggcctgctgcGTCCTTCACAACGCCTCCCTGCAGTCCGGGTTAGACGCCTGGACTCTGGAGAGAACCGACCCGCTAGAGCAGCCCGAGAGCCTCGAACAGAGACCCGAGGACCGCGACAGCCAGGCGGAGGACCTGCGAAAACAGCTAATAGTCAAACACTTCAGCTGA
- the atg13 gene encoding autophagy-related protein 13 isoform X4, whose translation MDSGLSPQDKKDLDKFIKFFALKTVQVIVQARLGEKICTRSSSSPTGSDWFNLAIKDIPEVTHEAKKALAGQLPGIGRSMCVEISLKTSEGDSMELETWCLEMNEKCDKDIKVSYTVYNRLSVLLKSLLAITRVTPAYKLSRKQGHDYVILYRIYFGEVQLSGLGEGFQTVRAGVVGTPVGTVTLSCAYRTNLAFMSNRQFERSAPIMGIIVDHFVDPPGSGPRTANMGHPCNYRAPDDDDGGPYAGVQDSQEVCTTSFSTSPPSQLYASRLSYHPQAGAAELGHPAANQGLHAGKEHGGVASNPAQPAHGADAHLAAENVANTPGENGGRRRDEQPSPSDPLESLNAFTRKIGAFVNKPNAPIQTAAGLDLPFAAFAPRGLDSEDSDPMVQPPDSPTCPSPLQASLHSQDSEGSGPQDDFVMVDFRPAFSKDDLLPMDLGTFYREFQNPPQLASLSLHISSQSMADDLDSLPEKLAVYEKNIDEFDAFVDMLQ comes from the exons ATGGACAGTGGCCTGAGTCCCCAGGATAAAAAAGACTTGGACAAGTTCATTAAGTTCTTCGCCTTGAAG ACAGTCCAGGTGATTGTCCAAGCTCGTCTTGGTGAGAAGATCTGCACTCGCTCGTCTTCATCGCCTACTGGTTCTGATTGG TTTAATTTGGCCATCAAAGACATCCCAGAGGTGACTCATGAAGCCAAGAAAGCTTTGGCCGGCCAACTTCCCGGCATCGGGCGCTCCATGTGTGTCGAGATCTCCCTCAAGACGTCAGAG GGTGACTCAATGGAGTTGGAGACTTGGTGcctggaaatgaatgaaaa gtgcGATAAAGACATCAAGGTGTCCTATACAGTCTACAACCGTCTGTCTGTCCTGCTCAAGTCTCTGCTGGCCATCACCAGAGTAACGCCTGCCTACAAGCTATCCAGAAAGCAGGGTCACGACTACGTCATATTATACCG GATTTACTTCGGGGAAGTCCAGCTGAGTGGATTAGGAGAAG GTTTTCAGACCGTGCGCGCCGGCGTGGTCGGCACCCCGGTCGGCACGGTCACGCTTTCATGCGCCTACCGCACCAACCTGGCCTTCATGTCCAACAG GCAGTTTGAGCGCTCGGCTCCGATCATGGGGATCATCGTGGATCACTTTGTGGATCCTCCCGGCAGCGGCCCGCGCACCGCCAACATGGGACATCCCTGCAACTACAG AGCCCCGGATGATGACGACGGAGGACCATACGCGGGGGTTCAGGATTCACAGGAGGTCTGcaccacctccttctccacctcccccccctcacag CTTTACGCCTCCAGATTATCGTATCATCCTCAAGCAGGAGCTGCTGAGCTCGGTCACCCTGCTGCAAACCAG gggctgcatgctgggaaggaGCACGGAGGGGTCGCGTCGAACCCCGCCCAACCCGCTCACGGCGCCGACGCGCATCTGGCGGCGGAGAACGTCGCCAACACGCCGGGCGAGAACGGCGGCCGCAGGCGGGACGAGCAGCCCTCCCCCTCCGACCCGTTGGAGTCTCTGAACGCCTTCACCAGGAAGATCGGAGCCTTCGTCAATAAACCCAACGCGCCG atacaAACAGCAGCCGGTCTGGACCTGCCGTTTGCTGCGTTCGCTCCTCGAGGCCTGGACTCTGAGGACAGTGATCCCATG GTGCAGCCTCCAGACTCCCCCACTTGCCCCTCACCCCTGCAGGCCAGCCTCCATTCTCAAGACTCCGAGGGATCGGGACCGCAGGACGACTTTGTCATGGTCGACTTT CGTCCGGCCTTCTCTAAAGACGACCTGCTGCCGATGGATCTGGGCACCTTCTACAGAGAGTTTCAAAACCCCCCCCAGCTAGCCAGCCTCTCGCTGCACATCAGCTCCCAGTCCATGGCCGACGACCTG GACTCACTGCCAGAGAAACTTGCTGTCTATGAGAAAAATATCGACGAGTTTGACGCTTTTGTGGACATGCTCCAATAG
- the atg13 gene encoding autophagy-related protein 13 isoform X1: MDSGLSPQDKKDLDKFIKFFALKTVQVIVQARLGEKICTRSSSSPTGSDWFNLAIKDIPEVTHEAKKALAGQLPGIGRSMCVEISLKTSEGDSMELETWCLEMNEKCDKDIKVSYTVYNRLSVLLKSLLAITRVTPAYKLSRKQGHDYVILYRIYFGEVQLSGLGEGFQTVRAGVVGTPVGTVTLSCAYRTNLAFMSNRSLTRYMQFERSAPIMGIIVDHFVDPPGSGPRTANMGHPCNYRAPDDDDGGPYAGVQDSQEVCTTSFSTSPPSQCVCTLSPSPSKLSKPLPLDSLPLPLAPGLVTHTLYASRLSYHPQAGAAELGHPAANQGLHAGKEHGGVASNPAQPAHGADAHLAAENVANTPGENGGRRRDEQPSPSDPLESLNAFTRKIGAFVNKPNAPIQTAAGLDLPFAAFAPRGLDSEDSDPMVQPPDSPTCPSPLQASLHSQDSEGSGPQDDFVMVDFRPAFSKDDLLPMDLGTFYREFQNPPQLASLSLHISSQSMADDLDSLPEKLAVYEKNIDEFDAFVDMLQ; encoded by the exons ATGGACAGTGGCCTGAGTCCCCAGGATAAAAAAGACTTGGACAAGTTCATTAAGTTCTTCGCCTTGAAG ACAGTCCAGGTGATTGTCCAAGCTCGTCTTGGTGAGAAGATCTGCACTCGCTCGTCTTCATCGCCTACTGGTTCTGATTGG TTTAATTTGGCCATCAAAGACATCCCAGAGGTGACTCATGAAGCCAAGAAAGCTTTGGCCGGCCAACTTCCCGGCATCGGGCGCTCCATGTGTGTCGAGATCTCCCTCAAGACGTCAGAG GGTGACTCAATGGAGTTGGAGACTTGGTGcctggaaatgaatgaaaa gtgcGATAAAGACATCAAGGTGTCCTATACAGTCTACAACCGTCTGTCTGTCCTGCTCAAGTCTCTGCTGGCCATCACCAGAGTAACGCCTGCCTACAAGCTATCCAGAAAGCAGGGTCACGACTACGTCATATTATACCG GATTTACTTCGGGGAAGTCCAGCTGAGTGGATTAGGAGAAG GTTTTCAGACCGTGCGCGCCGGCGTGGTCGGCACCCCGGTCGGCACGGTCACGCTTTCATGCGCCTACCGCACCAACCTGGCCTTCATGTCCAACAGGTCACTGACACGCTACAT GCAGTTTGAGCGCTCGGCTCCGATCATGGGGATCATCGTGGATCACTTTGTGGATCCTCCCGGCAGCGGCCCGCGCACCGCCAACATGGGACATCCCTGCAACTACAG AGCCCCGGATGATGACGACGGAGGACCATACGCGGGGGTTCAGGATTCACAGGAGGTCTGcaccacctccttctccacctcccccccctcacag tgtgtgtgcacgctgagTCCTTCGCCCTCTAAACTGTCTAAGCCCCTCCCGCTGGACAGTCTGCCGCTTCCTCTGGCTCCGGGACTTGTCACTCACACT CTTTACGCCTCCAGATTATCGTATCATCCTCAAGCAGGAGCTGCTGAGCTCGGTCACCCTGCTGCAAACCAG gggctgcatgctgggaaggaGCACGGAGGGGTCGCGTCGAACCCCGCCCAACCCGCTCACGGCGCCGACGCGCATCTGGCGGCGGAGAACGTCGCCAACACGCCGGGCGAGAACGGCGGCCGCAGGCGGGACGAGCAGCCCTCCCCCTCCGACCCGTTGGAGTCTCTGAACGCCTTCACCAGGAAGATCGGAGCCTTCGTCAATAAACCCAACGCGCCG atacaAACAGCAGCCGGTCTGGACCTGCCGTTTGCTGCGTTCGCTCCTCGAGGCCTGGACTCTGAGGACAGTGATCCCATG GTGCAGCCTCCAGACTCCCCCACTTGCCCCTCACCCCTGCAGGCCAGCCTCCATTCTCAAGACTCCGAGGGATCGGGACCGCAGGACGACTTTGTCATGGTCGACTTT CGTCCGGCCTTCTCTAAAGACGACCTGCTGCCGATGGATCTGGGCACCTTCTACAGAGAGTTTCAAAACCCCCCCCAGCTAGCCAGCCTCTCGCTGCACATCAGCTCCCAGTCCATGGCCGACGACCTG GACTCACTGCCAGAGAAACTTGCTGTCTATGAGAAAAATATCGACGAGTTTGACGCTTTTGTGGACATGCTCCAATAG
- the atg13 gene encoding autophagy-related protein 13 isoform X2, which yields MDSGLSPQDKKDLDKFIKFFALKTVQVIVQARLGEKICTRSSSSPTGSDWFNLAIKDIPEVTHEAKKALAGQLPGIGRSMCVEISLKTSEGDSMELETWCLEMNEKCDKDIKVSYTVYNRLSVLLKSLLAITRVTPAYKLSRKQGHDYVILYRIYFGEVQLSGLGEGFQTVRAGVVGTPVGTVTLSCAYRTNLAFMSNRQFERSAPIMGIIVDHFVDPPGSGPRTANMGHPCNYRAPDDDDGGPYAGVQDSQEVCTTSFSTSPPSQCVCTLSPSPSKLSKPLPLDSLPLPLAPGLVTHTLYASRLSYHPQAGAAELGHPAANQGLHAGKEHGGVASNPAQPAHGADAHLAAENVANTPGENGGRRRDEQPSPSDPLESLNAFTRKIGAFVNKPNAPIQTAAGLDLPFAAFAPRGLDSEDSDPMVQPPDSPTCPSPLQASLHSQDSEGSGPQDDFVMVDFRPAFSKDDLLPMDLGTFYREFQNPPQLASLSLHISSQSMADDLDSLPEKLAVYEKNIDEFDAFVDMLQ from the exons ATGGACAGTGGCCTGAGTCCCCAGGATAAAAAAGACTTGGACAAGTTCATTAAGTTCTTCGCCTTGAAG ACAGTCCAGGTGATTGTCCAAGCTCGTCTTGGTGAGAAGATCTGCACTCGCTCGTCTTCATCGCCTACTGGTTCTGATTGG TTTAATTTGGCCATCAAAGACATCCCAGAGGTGACTCATGAAGCCAAGAAAGCTTTGGCCGGCCAACTTCCCGGCATCGGGCGCTCCATGTGTGTCGAGATCTCCCTCAAGACGTCAGAG GGTGACTCAATGGAGTTGGAGACTTGGTGcctggaaatgaatgaaaa gtgcGATAAAGACATCAAGGTGTCCTATACAGTCTACAACCGTCTGTCTGTCCTGCTCAAGTCTCTGCTGGCCATCACCAGAGTAACGCCTGCCTACAAGCTATCCAGAAAGCAGGGTCACGACTACGTCATATTATACCG GATTTACTTCGGGGAAGTCCAGCTGAGTGGATTAGGAGAAG GTTTTCAGACCGTGCGCGCCGGCGTGGTCGGCACCCCGGTCGGCACGGTCACGCTTTCATGCGCCTACCGCACCAACCTGGCCTTCATGTCCAACAG GCAGTTTGAGCGCTCGGCTCCGATCATGGGGATCATCGTGGATCACTTTGTGGATCCTCCCGGCAGCGGCCCGCGCACCGCCAACATGGGACATCCCTGCAACTACAG AGCCCCGGATGATGACGACGGAGGACCATACGCGGGGGTTCAGGATTCACAGGAGGTCTGcaccacctccttctccacctcccccccctcacag tgtgtgtgcacgctgagTCCTTCGCCCTCTAAACTGTCTAAGCCCCTCCCGCTGGACAGTCTGCCGCTTCCTCTGGCTCCGGGACTTGTCACTCACACT CTTTACGCCTCCAGATTATCGTATCATCCTCAAGCAGGAGCTGCTGAGCTCGGTCACCCTGCTGCAAACCAG gggctgcatgctgggaaggaGCACGGAGGGGTCGCGTCGAACCCCGCCCAACCCGCTCACGGCGCCGACGCGCATCTGGCGGCGGAGAACGTCGCCAACACGCCGGGCGAGAACGGCGGCCGCAGGCGGGACGAGCAGCCCTCCCCCTCCGACCCGTTGGAGTCTCTGAACGCCTTCACCAGGAAGATCGGAGCCTTCGTCAATAAACCCAACGCGCCG atacaAACAGCAGCCGGTCTGGACCTGCCGTTTGCTGCGTTCGCTCCTCGAGGCCTGGACTCTGAGGACAGTGATCCCATG GTGCAGCCTCCAGACTCCCCCACTTGCCCCTCACCCCTGCAGGCCAGCCTCCATTCTCAAGACTCCGAGGGATCGGGACCGCAGGACGACTTTGTCATGGTCGACTTT CGTCCGGCCTTCTCTAAAGACGACCTGCTGCCGATGGATCTGGGCACCTTCTACAGAGAGTTTCAAAACCCCCCCCAGCTAGCCAGCCTCTCGCTGCACATCAGCTCCCAGTCCATGGCCGACGACCTG GACTCACTGCCAGAGAAACTTGCTGTCTATGAGAAAAATATCGACGAGTTTGACGCTTTTGTGGACATGCTCCAATAG
- the atg13 gene encoding autophagy-related protein 13 isoform X3, producing MDSGLSPQDKKDLDKFIKFFALKTVQVIVQARLGEKICTRSSSSPTGSDWFNLAIKDIPEVTHEAKKALAGQLPGIGRSMCVEISLKTSEGDSMELETWCLEMNEKCDKDIKVSYTVYNRLSVLLKSLLAITRVTPAYKLSRKQGHDYVILYRIYFGEVQLSGLGEGFQTVRAGVVGTPVGTVTLSCAYRTNLAFMSNRSLTRYMQFERSAPIMGIIVDHFVDPPGSGPRTANMGHPCNYRAPDDDDGGPYAGVQDSQEVCTTSFSTSPPSQLYASRLSYHPQAGAAELGHPAANQGLHAGKEHGGVASNPAQPAHGADAHLAAENVANTPGENGGRRRDEQPSPSDPLESLNAFTRKIGAFVNKPNAPIQTAAGLDLPFAAFAPRGLDSEDSDPMVQPPDSPTCPSPLQASLHSQDSEGSGPQDDFVMVDFRPAFSKDDLLPMDLGTFYREFQNPPQLASLSLHISSQSMADDLDSLPEKLAVYEKNIDEFDAFVDMLQ from the exons ATGGACAGTGGCCTGAGTCCCCAGGATAAAAAAGACTTGGACAAGTTCATTAAGTTCTTCGCCTTGAAG ACAGTCCAGGTGATTGTCCAAGCTCGTCTTGGTGAGAAGATCTGCACTCGCTCGTCTTCATCGCCTACTGGTTCTGATTGG TTTAATTTGGCCATCAAAGACATCCCAGAGGTGACTCATGAAGCCAAGAAAGCTTTGGCCGGCCAACTTCCCGGCATCGGGCGCTCCATGTGTGTCGAGATCTCCCTCAAGACGTCAGAG GGTGACTCAATGGAGTTGGAGACTTGGTGcctggaaatgaatgaaaa gtgcGATAAAGACATCAAGGTGTCCTATACAGTCTACAACCGTCTGTCTGTCCTGCTCAAGTCTCTGCTGGCCATCACCAGAGTAACGCCTGCCTACAAGCTATCCAGAAAGCAGGGTCACGACTACGTCATATTATACCG GATTTACTTCGGGGAAGTCCAGCTGAGTGGATTAGGAGAAG GTTTTCAGACCGTGCGCGCCGGCGTGGTCGGCACCCCGGTCGGCACGGTCACGCTTTCATGCGCCTACCGCACCAACCTGGCCTTCATGTCCAACAGGTCACTGACACGCTACAT GCAGTTTGAGCGCTCGGCTCCGATCATGGGGATCATCGTGGATCACTTTGTGGATCCTCCCGGCAGCGGCCCGCGCACCGCCAACATGGGACATCCCTGCAACTACAG AGCCCCGGATGATGACGACGGAGGACCATACGCGGGGGTTCAGGATTCACAGGAGGTCTGcaccacctccttctccacctcccccccctcacag CTTTACGCCTCCAGATTATCGTATCATCCTCAAGCAGGAGCTGCTGAGCTCGGTCACCCTGCTGCAAACCAG gggctgcatgctgggaaggaGCACGGAGGGGTCGCGTCGAACCCCGCCCAACCCGCTCACGGCGCCGACGCGCATCTGGCGGCGGAGAACGTCGCCAACACGCCGGGCGAGAACGGCGGCCGCAGGCGGGACGAGCAGCCCTCCCCCTCCGACCCGTTGGAGTCTCTGAACGCCTTCACCAGGAAGATCGGAGCCTTCGTCAATAAACCCAACGCGCCG atacaAACAGCAGCCGGTCTGGACCTGCCGTTTGCTGCGTTCGCTCCTCGAGGCCTGGACTCTGAGGACAGTGATCCCATG GTGCAGCCTCCAGACTCCCCCACTTGCCCCTCACCCCTGCAGGCCAGCCTCCATTCTCAAGACTCCGAGGGATCGGGACCGCAGGACGACTTTGTCATGGTCGACTTT CGTCCGGCCTTCTCTAAAGACGACCTGCTGCCGATGGATCTGGGCACCTTCTACAGAGAGTTTCAAAACCCCCCCCAGCTAGCCAGCCTCTCGCTGCACATCAGCTCCCAGTCCATGGCCGACGACCTG GACTCACTGCCAGAGAAACTTGCTGTCTATGAGAAAAATATCGACGAGTTTGACGCTTTTGTGGACATGCTCCAATAG